The Arachis duranensis cultivar V14167 chromosome 2, aradu.V14167.gnm2.J7QH, whole genome shotgun sequence genome has a window encoding:
- the LOC107475431 gene encoding protein SLE2, translating into MASKQQNRQELDERAKQGETVVPGGTGGNSLEAQEHLAEGRSKGGQTRREQLGTEGYQEMGRKGGFSTVEKSGGERAEEEGVEIDESKFATKNQNK; encoded by the exons ATGGCATCTAAGCAACAAAACCGACAAGAGCTCGACGAAAGGGCAAAACAGGGAGAGACTGTGGTCCCTGGTGGAACTGGTGGCAACTCCCTTGAGGCTCAGGAGCATCTTGCTGAag GAAGGAGCAAGGGAGGGCAAACAAGGAGGGAGCAGTTGGGAACAGAAGGGTACCAAGAGATGGGTCGCAAGGGTGGATTCAGCACCGTGGAGAAAtctggaggagagcgtgctgAAGAGGAAGGAGTTGAGATTGATGAGTCCAAGTTTGCCACCAAGAACCAAAACAAGTAG